One part of the Thiomicrospira cyclica ALM1 genome encodes these proteins:
- a CDS encoding MerR family transcriptional regulator: MDKQPQQLAIDIELPDKKYFTIGEVSEICQLKSHVLRYWEQAFPQLKPSKRRGRRYYQKSDLLLLLEIKSLLHDQGFTIPGAKARLDQVHSAHNALSEQRLEAPQQDMLGRLTQLHQDVVEFKHYIQQTY, encoded by the coding sequence ATGGATAAGCAGCCGCAACAATTAGCGATTGATATTGAGTTGCCCGACAAAAAATACTTTACCATTGGTGAGGTGAGTGAGATTTGTCAACTTAAATCCCATGTGCTGCGCTATTGGGAACAGGCGTTTCCGCAGTTAAAACCGAGCAAGCGTCGTGGTCGACGCTACTATCAAAAAAGTGATTTGTTGCTATTGTTGGAAATTAAAAGCTTGCTTCACGATCAAGGCTTTACCATCCCAGGTGCCAAAGCCCGTCTAGATCAAGTACATTCCGCCCATAATGCGCTTTCAGAACAGCGATTAGAGGCACCGCAACAAGATATGCTGGGTCGTTTAACCCAGCTTCATCAAGATGTTGTTGAGTTTAAACACTATATTCAACAAACCTACTGA
- a CDS encoding integration host factor subunit alpha gives MGTLTKADMAEKLADMYGFNKRESKDLVEQFFNEISEVLVSGECVKISGFGNFELRDKASRPGRNPRTGEEVAISARRVVTFKPGQKLRIQVDNYTG, from the coding sequence ATGGGAACCTTAACAAAAGCCGATATGGCTGAAAAACTTGCTGATATGTATGGTTTTAACAAACGTGAGTCTAAAGATCTGGTCGAGCAGTTTTTTAATGAAATTAGTGAAGTCTTGGTCAGTGGTGAGTGTGTCAAAATTTCGGGTTTTGGCAACTTTGAATTGCGCGATAAGGCATCGCGTCCAGGACGTAATCCACGTACCGGTGAAGAGGTCGCCATTTCAGCCAGGCGCGTAGTGACCTTTAAACCCGGACAAAAGCTCCGCATTCAGGTGGACAATTACACAGGCTAA
- the pheT gene encoding phenylalanine--tRNA ligase subunit beta, protein MKVSEQWLRTWCNPNWTTQELSEALSLAGLEVDDITAVAPAFSGVVVAEVVRVDAHPDAEKLRVAQVNVGEEALVQIVCGAPNVRPGIKVPCAKVGAVLPDSFKIKKAKLRGVESFGMLCSATELGLEQDYDGLWELSADLTVGEDIRQALALDDQLIEVDLTPNRADCLSVEGLARELAVVSDAPFQQPFELSPLTLSGNCPQSVEILDSQACLTYLGCVVTDYNAQASTPDWMVQRLIRSGLRPISLLVDITNYVMLELGQPMHAFDADKLQGTVRVRYAKAGEQLVTLDEKNLELQQNTLLIADDKGPLALAGIMGGLASSVTDQTQRLFFECAHFTPAAIVGKARQYGLHTDSSHRFERGVDPALPARALTRALNLLQSIAGGKVTEWVTAGQSASAQQPSIQLRRSRVTQLLGTEIEDSFISQLLGRLGCQVTVGADGWLVTPPSYRFDLTIEVDLIEEIARVYGYNNLAINQAAMPLNLKPLPESEQELHVLRMALIGRGYHEVISYSFVEESAVKQLSPEIPYVQVKNPISEDMSTMRTSLFPGLLGVLSYNQKRQQSRVRVFETGLIFSLEAGQMQQVPVIGGLIFGQVEPMSWQGNSRKVDFYDLKGDVEALLAMSHLHDQVQFVPAQSPEFHPGQCAQIQYQEQTIGLIGQLHPQWLKPFDVQGPVFMFQLFQDSLLTKQVPQVTGISKFPEVQRDLAFVVDKTCPVATLLSAIKSLDNSLIKQIQVFDVYEGTGLTDSQKSVAISLKIQHNDRTLTDDEVDQLIQQVIDRAHTRVGASLR, encoded by the coding sequence TTAGTGAACAATGGTTAAGAACTTGGTGTAATCCAAACTGGACAACACAAGAGCTATCGGAAGCGCTGAGTTTAGCTGGGCTGGAAGTAGATGATATAACAGCGGTTGCACCAGCCTTTAGCGGTGTGGTAGTTGCCGAAGTTGTGCGTGTTGATGCGCATCCCGATGCTGAAAAGTTGCGCGTTGCCCAAGTTAACGTGGGTGAAGAGGCTTTGGTACAGATTGTCTGCGGTGCGCCCAATGTGCGTCCGGGAATTAAAGTGCCTTGTGCGAAAGTTGGTGCGGTATTGCCCGACAGTTTTAAAATTAAAAAAGCTAAATTACGCGGTGTGGAATCCTTCGGTATGCTGTGTTCAGCAACCGAGTTAGGCCTAGAGCAAGACTACGATGGTTTGTGGGAGTTGTCGGCCGATTTAACCGTTGGTGAGGATATTCGCCAAGCCTTGGCTTTAGACGACCAATTGATTGAAGTTGACCTTACTCCCAATCGTGCCGATTGCTTGAGTGTTGAAGGCTTGGCTCGTGAATTAGCCGTGGTGAGTGATGCTCCTTTTCAACAACCTTTCGAGTTGTCACCTTTAACCTTGTCTGGCAACTGCCCGCAGTCCGTAGAGATTTTAGATTCGCAGGCCTGCTTGACCTATTTAGGCTGTGTGGTTACTGATTATAATGCCCAGGCCAGCACGCCAGATTGGATGGTTCAGCGTTTAATTCGTAGCGGTTTGCGTCCAATCTCCTTATTGGTGGATATTACCAACTATGTGATGTTGGAGCTGGGACAGCCGATGCATGCGTTTGATGCCGATAAGTTGCAAGGCACTGTACGAGTGCGCTATGCCAAGGCTGGCGAACAGTTGGTCACCTTGGACGAAAAAAATCTAGAGTTACAGCAAAACACCCTATTGATTGCCGATGATAAGGGACCCTTAGCCTTGGCCGGTATCATGGGCGGCCTAGCATCTTCAGTAACCGATCAAACTCAGCGTTTGTTTTTTGAATGTGCCCATTTCACTCCTGCGGCGATTGTTGGTAAAGCGCGTCAGTATGGTTTGCATACCGATTCGTCGCATCGTTTTGAACGCGGCGTTGACCCGGCTTTGCCAGCTAGAGCTTTGACGCGTGCCTTAAACCTATTGCAATCGATTGCCGGTGGCAAGGTGACCGAATGGGTTACGGCGGGCCAAAGTGCATCCGCCCAGCAACCGAGCATTCAACTGCGTCGCAGTCGCGTGACCCAATTATTAGGCACCGAGATTGAGGATAGCTTTATTAGTCAATTGTTAGGTCGCTTAGGCTGTCAGGTTACTGTTGGTGCAGACGGCTGGCTGGTGACGCCTCCCTCCTATCGCTTTGATTTAACCATCGAAGTGGACTTGATTGAAGAAATTGCACGTGTGTATGGCTATAACAATCTAGCGATTAACCAAGCGGCAATGCCATTGAACCTGAAGCCCCTACCTGAAAGTGAGCAGGAGTTGCATGTACTGCGTATGGCGTTGATTGGTCGTGGCTACCATGAAGTGATTAGTTACAGTTTTGTTGAGGAATCGGCGGTTAAGCAGCTAAGCCCAGAGATTCCGTATGTGCAAGTCAAAAACCCGATTTCAGAAGATATGAGTACCATGCGTACCTCGCTCTTCCCAGGTTTATTAGGGGTGTTGAGCTACAACCAAAAACGCCAGCAATCGCGTGTACGCGTATTTGAAACGGGTCTTATCTTCTCGTTAGAAGCCGGGCAGATGCAGCAGGTACCAGTGATTGGCGGACTTATTTTTGGCCAGGTTGAACCCATGAGCTGGCAAGGTAACAGTCGCAAGGTCGATTTTTATGACCTAAAAGGCGATGTCGAAGCTCTGTTAGCCATGAGTCATTTACATGACCAGGTGCAGTTTGTGCCGGCACAAAGCCCCGAGTTCCATCCTGGGCAGTGTGCGCAGATTCAATACCAGGAACAAACGATTGGCTTAATTGGGCAGTTGCATCCGCAATGGCTCAAGCCTTTTGATGTGCAGGGACCGGTATTTATGTTTCAGTTATTCCAAGATAGCTTGTTAACCAAACAGGTTCCACAGGTGACAGGAATTTCTAAATTCCCTGAAGTACAACGTGATTTGGCGTTTGTGGTTGATAAAACCTGTCCCGTTGCGACCCTGCTGTCTGCGATAAAATCCCTAGATAATTCACTGATAAAACAGATCCAAGTCTTTGATGTATATGAGGGTACCGGTTTAACGGATTCGCAAAAGAGTGTAGCAATTAGTTTAAAAATCCAACATAATGATAGAACCTTGACCGATGATGAGGTTGATCAGTTGATTCAACAAGTTATAGACCGTGCGCATACGCGTGTCGGTGCTAGCTTGCGATAA